A single Acidobacteriota bacterium DNA region contains:
- a CDS encoding ribose-phosphate pyrophosphokinase produces MDCFSASGLQRTGSGKNVPTHNGELKIFSGSAHPALAAAITRGIGVGLGRAALRRFSDTEVAFQIDENIRGTDVFIVQPTCTPVDQHLVELCVMIDAFRRSSAARITAVMPYYGYARQDRKDKPRVPISAKLVANLVSAAGANRVLTMDLHKAQIQGFFDIPVDHLFATPVFIEYLSSARSNDQVTIVSPDAGGVERARAYAKRLHADLAIIDKRRSGDGHAEVMNVVGEVEGRTCILLDDIVDTAGTLAQASNALRRNGAASVIGCAVHGVLSGPALQRIEDSALEQLIVTDTIPLRPEFEACPKIRTLSVARLLGKAIESIHQETSVSSLFV; encoded by the coding sequence ATTGACTGTTTCTCGGCAAGCGGGTTGCAACGGACGGGTAGCGGGAAGAACGTGCCGACGCATAACGGAGAGTTGAAGATCTTCTCGGGAAGCGCCCACCCGGCGCTTGCCGCCGCGATCACGCGGGGCATAGGCGTCGGCCTCGGGCGGGCGGCGCTCCGGCGGTTCTCGGACACCGAGGTCGCCTTCCAGATCGACGAGAACATCCGCGGAACCGACGTGTTCATCGTGCAGCCCACCTGCACGCCGGTCGACCAGCACCTGGTGGAGCTGTGCGTGATGATCGACGCGTTCCGCCGGTCGTCGGCCGCGCGGATCACGGCCGTGATGCCGTACTACGGCTATGCGCGGCAGGACCGGAAGGACAAGCCCCGGGTGCCGATTTCGGCCAAGCTGGTGGCTAACCTGGTGAGCGCCGCGGGCGCCAACCGGGTGCTGACGATGGACCTGCACAAGGCGCAGATCCAGGGTTTCTTCGACATCCCGGTCGACCACCTGTTCGCTACGCCGGTCTTCATCGAGTACCTGTCGAGCGCACGCTCGAACGACCAGGTCACGATTGTCTCGCCCGACGCCGGCGGCGTGGAGCGGGCGCGCGCCTACGCGAAGCGGCTCCATGCGGACCTCGCGATCATCGACAAGCGGCGCTCGGGGGACGGGCACGCCGAGGTAATGAACGTCGTCGGCGAGGTGGAGGGCCGAACCTGCATCCTGCTCGACGACATCGTAGACACCGCCGGAACGCTGGCCCAGGCATCCAACGCGCTGCGGCGGAACGGGGCCGCGAGCGTCATCGGCTGCGCCGTGCACGGCGTGCTGTCGGGGCCGGCGCTGCAGCGGATCGAGGATTCGGCGCTGGAGCAGTTGATCGTGACTGATACTATTCCGCTCCGCCCCGAGTTCGAAGCGTGCCCGAAGATCCGGACGTTGTCCGTCGCCCGGCTGCTGGGAAAGGCGATAGAGAGCATCCACCAGGAAACATCGGTCTCGTCGCTGTTCGTCTAG
- a CDS encoding aminoacyl-tRNA hydrolase: protein MHLIVGLGNPGRQYLGTRHNVGFGVVDLLAERFGLAFEAAPADAVMARQRGPEARVMLAKPLTYMNRSGWAVQELQHYYRIEPEALLVVADDVNLPLGKLRARPEGSDGGHNGLSSIIASLGTFGFARLRLGVGRGDERRDLANHVLARFERDEMETVEEMIERAADAVETFIADGIEKTMNRFN, encoded by the coding sequence GTGCATCTAATCGTCGGTCTGGGGAATCCGGGGCGGCAGTACTTGGGCACACGGCACAACGTCGGTTTTGGCGTCGTCGATCTGCTGGCCGAGCGGTTCGGCCTGGCGTTCGAGGCCGCTCCCGCCGACGCGGTGATGGCGCGCCAGCGCGGTCCGGAAGCGCGGGTCATGCTGGCGAAGCCGCTCACGTACATGAACCGGAGCGGCTGGGCGGTGCAGGAACTGCAGCACTACTACCGGATCGAGCCGGAGGCGCTGCTGGTGGTGGCCGACGACGTCAACCTGCCGCTCGGCAAGCTCCGCGCGCGGCCGGAAGGATCGGACGGCGGCCACAACGGGCTGTCGTCGATCATCGCGTCGCTCGGCACCTTCGGGTTCGCGCGGCTGCGACTCGGCGTCGGGCGGGGCGACGAACGGCGGGATTTGGCGAACCACGTGCTGGCGCGGTTCGAACGGGACGAGATGGAGACGGTGGAGGAGATGATCGAGCGCGCGGCCGACGCGGTGGAAACGTTCATCGCGGACGGCATCGAGAAGACGATGAACCGGTTCAACTGA
- a CDS encoding 50S ribosomal protein L25, with the protein MDLTLTAATRTTRGKNEARRLRRAGQVPGVVYGGTDGDTAVTIDPKQLLRLLHSESGLNTIFDLEVDGGRGSAVLVKDVQLSPLTDELLHVDFLRVALDKVITVNVPVHLTGEAAGVKQQGGLVDFTTREVQVECLPREIPEHIEVDVTPLHIGEGIRLRDVTEDVDWTPVTDLDVLLVHVVASKVDTGEEEGDEEEVEDEAAADAEGEKEEKAEGGGS; encoded by the coding sequence ATGGACTTGACATTGACGGCCGCCACCCGGACGACGCGCGGCAAGAACGAAGCGCGCCGCCTGCGCCGCGCCGGCCAGGTGCCGGGGGTGGTCTACGGCGGCACGGACGGCGACACGGCGGTCACGATCGACCCGAAGCAACTGCTCCGGCTTCTCCATTCTGAGTCGGGGTTGAACACCATCTTCGACCTCGAGGTGGATGGAGGCCGGGGCAGCGCGGTGCTCGTGAAGGACGTGCAGCTCAGCCCCCTCACCGACGAGTTGCTGCATGTGGACTTCCTGCGCGTTGCCCTCGACAAGGTGATCACGGTGAACGTGCCGGTGCACCTGACGGGCGAGGCGGCGGGCGTCAAGCAGCAGGGCGGCCTGGTCGACTTCACGACGCGCGAGGTGCAGGTGGAGTGCCTGCCGAGGGAGATTCCCGAACACATCGAGGTGGACGTCACGCCGCTGCACATTGGCGAGGGCATCCGCCTGCGGGACGTGACGGAGGACGTGGACTGGACGCCGGTTACGGATCTCGACGTGCTGCTGGTGCACGTGGTGGCGTCGAAGGTGGACACGGGCGAGGAAGAGGGCGACGAGGAGGAAGTCGAGGACGAAGCCGCGGCAGATGCCGAGGGCGAGAAGGAGGAGAAGGCCGAGGGCGGCGGAAGCTGA
- the ispE gene encoding 4-(cytidine 5'-diphospho)-2-C-methyl-D-erythritol kinase, with the protein MSGPRLRVSAPAKINLHLEVLRLRGDGYHEVRTILQSIALADTLTVTERPGPFTVRSRTASMPRDRGNLVWTAGAALWSALGRRGEPSGVAVAVRKVVPAGAGLGGASSDAASALRALAQLWAPRARARLLREVAAAIGSDVPFFLEGGTVLAAGRGERLRRLAPAGPYAVVIASPAFGVSTPDAYRWWDEDATVRQPPPKVRRPPGRHFSAGVDAGGPGVDAGASAGLPRGWRSRPDRLWNDLEGPVSDRHPAIAEMVRRLEASGAIRAGMTGSGSAVIGLYASAAAAERARRSARLKGWRTWRNRTTDAAAHARLTAVARVR; encoded by the coding sequence ATGAGCGGCCCGCGGCTGCGCGTGAGCGCCCCCGCGAAGATCAACCTGCATCTGGAGGTGCTGCGCCTGCGCGGCGACGGCTACCACGAGGTGCGGACCATCCTGCAGTCGATCGCCCTCGCCGACACGCTCACGGTTACGGAGCGCCCGGGGCCGTTCACGGTGCGCAGCCGAACGGCGTCGATGCCGCGCGACCGGGGCAACCTGGTATGGACCGCCGGGGCCGCCTTGTGGAGCGCCCTGGGGCGGCGCGGGGAGCCATCGGGGGTCGCGGTGGCAGTCCGCAAGGTGGTGCCGGCGGGCGCCGGGCTTGGCGGCGCGAGCAGCGATGCGGCGTCCGCGTTGCGGGCCCTGGCGCAACTCTGGGCCCCGCGGGCGCGGGCCCGCCTGCTGCGCGAGGTGGCGGCGGCGATTGGATCCGACGTGCCGTTCTTCCTGGAGGGAGGAACGGTGCTGGCGGCGGGGCGGGGAGAGCGGTTGCGGCGGCTCGCGCCGGCCGGCCCCTACGCGGTGGTCATCGCGTCGCCGGCGTTCGGGGTGTCCACCCCGGACGCCTATCGCTGGTGGGATGAGGATGCCACGGTGCGCCAGCCTCCCCCAAAGGTGCGCCGGCCTCCAGGCCGGCATTTTTCTGCCGGCGTGGACGCCGGCGGACCAGGCGTGGACGCCGGCGCGTCGGCCGGCTTGCCGAGGGGCTGGCGCTCGCGGCCGGATCGGCTGTGGAACGACCTGGAGGGACCGGTCTCGGATCGCCATCCCGCCATCGCCGAGATGGTGCGGCGGCTCGAGGCGTCGGGCGCGATCCGGGCCGGTATGACGGGCAGCGGATCGGCGGTCATCGGCCTCTACGCGTCGGCGGCGGCGGCGGAACGGGCCCGCCGGTCGGCGCGACTTAAGGGGTGGCGAACCTGGCGGAACCGGACGACGGATGCGGCGGCGCACGCGCGGCTCACCGCCGTTGCCCGTGTCCGCTGA